The following is a genomic window from Benincasa hispida cultivar B227 chromosome 7, ASM972705v1, whole genome shotgun sequence.
aattaattaatctatagCTCAATTGATATAAATTTATACTATTAATTTTGAGATAAGAGACTTATTCTTTTAATTAGCTTTCTATTTAGATTAATTAGTAGTTTTTTATGACTCTTAaactttgttatttatttttaaaaaaatgtttggtactttttttaataattacaaTATTACTTTTCATAtttgtaaatgttttaaaattatttttataatattttttaaaaatttcaaacaaaaattgaGATTTAGAATTTCCTCTAAACCTTAAATCTTAAACTTCATTTGGATCGCATTCCAAGTTTAGGTTTCTCCCGCGTTGTACCACATTCCGActttcattaaacattttaaaaaatttcaacttCATAGTTTTGAAATGTTTGTAAGAAGTGAATAGTAATATTAATTCGGAAAAgaatacaaatatttttttaaacaaaaaaaaaataaaaatttagggtttttttttaattagtttgctTTTTAATGGCTACAATACTTCGAGATGTTCTTTGACATCATAAACTGTCCCATTTATTtaagttgaatttgaaataaCTTTACAAATGATATAAAGTATTTTAGCTTGTTAAAAATAGCttacttttgaaagtttttcatgagcttTTATAAAGTCATCTCAcccaaaataatttaaaatgattattttgaTCCATATACTTCAAAGTTTGTTATCAATTTGTATCATTATATTTTTAGTGGTTTAATTTTAGTATCTATGGtcttgaaaaattttaaattattattatcattatttaatCCATTTGGATAAAAATCAACACTcaataactaaatttaagatttattaaaaatacatattaaaattagatagttaaaaatataaagactaaatctaaacaaacttcaaaaaatgataccaaaataatattttaatctaagtaaaattctataaatacttttaaagttattttaaaaatataaccaCCACTCTGATTATATAAACTCACTTTCTAGTTGTAttgaaacatataaaaataacaaaaaaatataatttgaaggacaattaatttaaactacGTGTCAAAACGAGTTTTACTTAATGTACTCAtcctccaaaaataaaaataaaaaatgaaatgcacTAATTTTTTTAGGTCGAGATTCAATCTTTTAACTTTtgaattgatgaattagaaaaaaaaaatatgataaccatcATCTAATATTCAAACATATTTGGTTCAATCCTTTCTCCCatagtaaaagaaaataaaaagggaaaatcATATTCTTAATGGCCATCcttataaagaaaagaaaaagaaacttcacattagatttaaattttgaaaaagagaaaCCAAAGCTTTGAAAATACCTTGCTTAAATGTAATGATGCCAAATGTTTGATTGTGGTATCTGTCTATAAGCTTTTgtccaaaacaaaaacaatgacATTGGAGTTGTTTTAGGTATGATGATTTAGTTGCCAATTTTGATTTGTATAATTAAAATGAGTTAGGTGTTGAGTTGGCAGCTTTGAACAAATTACCTTATTCTCTTCTTTATGctttgtttttatatatataatctaatgcatgaataaATATATGGCTCAAAAACCTGAtcgtaattatttaattttttatttttttctaaaaaataaacatattttttttttctaatttcttatcatgatttgtATATTTCTTAGATACCAAAGGGGCGTTaatgtattaatttatttaatttattcaatatcTTTTCTTCCTTATTGTTGTTGCAAAAAGTCtttccaaatgaaagaaatGGGCCCAAATACAAGAATATGAAGGGAGCTAGGGGATCAAACTTTTCCTTTACTTCAATCACATTGTTGACTAAGATTATTGAGACCATGTACGGACAAATTAGAACATAGcttaaaatttaagaaaccTTATTTCTCAAGTTAagcttatatatttaataatgatttgtttttagattaaaatttatGGTTGATTGTGTGACAGCTTATGAAGCAAAATAAGTGTGGAAAGAGTTAAAAGTTGCATCACAAGAAGAATGCGTTTTCTCAAACAATTATGAAGGCTACTATTTATGTTTAAATATTCGACTTTTACTAATAATACAAAAGTGCTTTCTGCCACGGTctataatttgaaaatagaaatttaaaaacaatgaattaaataggaaaaaaatgtGATGGTACTCTACTGGTGTATAATTTATTTAGATAACAAGGTCTCGTTTTGGTcgagaatttgaaaatagaactTTGAAAACAATGggttaaatgaaaataaaattatatttcatgttttcagatatgtgtttggtagctgaatttagaaattagattctaatttaaacaattgcaAACTAGTTGTAATTATCCACTAAATATTGGTCCATAATAAactattaataattttttgatGAACATAGTTTAtgttaagaaaaattaaaattattattttgtaataatatataatataaattgaaattttttttaccctatagtttggagaagttAGAGTTTGGTTCTTatgattaattagaatttaCCCCATATGGTTCGATAAAAGCTTCATAAATAGTCCCCTATGGTAGGGATtgtttaaaagaatttaacaaatcatagagattatatatgaaattataTCAAACCATATtaactaaaatctaaattttaaaattatataggctaacttttaactttttttcaaACAATAGGAACTGAGTTTggaatttaacctaatttatgatatattacataataaatattttagtttttaaaaaattaaattgagttATAACACGAcatttactatatttttaaatgtttttaactttatttaatataattcttcattttaaattttaaaattcaaattttggatataatgtaaaatataaaaattgtttgtttttagaatttacatTGTTTGGGtcacaaaatccaaaaacatTTTTCAGAAACAGAATCTGGGTTGTCTGCCAAACATATATTCACTGAATTCagtgaatttgaaaatataaaacaaaatctgAATTGCGAACCAAATATGTCCTAagtgatttcaaaattttcaaaatcactttgatcatttttaaaagtaaCTTCTATACcatgaaaattagttttgaatgattaaaacatttttatagtgatttaaaaatgataaaagtgattttaacaattttataatCACTCTAAAGTGTCATAGTCATGCTTGTTCGGAGCGTGTTGCTCATGGCCGCATGTTCAAGCAAACCTCTTTTGATCATACTTTCATATTATGTATTTCATTAGTCAAACTAGTTTACTTTCTTTGTAAGTGACCAGTCACCATTTTGCATATGCAAAGGTGTCAATCCCAACAATGATTATAACATATTATATGGGGATACCACTAACCATCATATTTCCATACCCAAAACTGTAAGCTATTAAGTTGTTGTCCCTTATTGCTTTCTAAGCTTATgacatattttcttttctcaaacATGCTTTCATACGTTAGcaaaaatctttttctctaaactcatattttaaaatcattttctcaAGAAACGGGAGTGGAGATTGCAAGACACATCCATTGTGCTATCGACTATTCAAATTCAGATTGGCTACTTGTTCAAAGATGAGAACAAATGTCGCACAATTGCTTCGATACCCTTACGAGAGTGTGATTGTGACAACAAACATGTCCTATGACTTTAGGATCtataacatattatatatacacattttagcataataaatacaaattgagggatttttttattattattatttaaaagccaaattttgaaactcattagaaaatattataattttattataaatacacATACGACCTTcttcaatattaaattttggATGAGTAGTATCGAATCTCAACTAATGCAATGGTACTTTTTTCCAAATAAAACACAAGCTATcttttcatttctattttttttttcatttttgtttgtaaaattgaaatataaaaaatgattattattaaatggtataataactaaattataattcaaatatcaaacactgtttaaacacaaaaataaatcaaaattgtcgatttattttttttaaaaaatacaatttgaGTTTATAATAAGAAAgactatatttattaaaatttttatatattttctaatacaatcatatattttaaaattccaattttAATACCTATGAAAAATTTAGCGTAAAGAGTAAAATAGTGAGGAATAAAGAATTATGATTCATGAAATCTAGAAAGATATAagaagataataaaatataaaattaatattttttttagtaacgaAACCTATTCAACTCTTTAGATTTAACTGGagtgaaattcttgaatttcTACTTCTATGCCTAAACAAGGGAAAGAAATGTGGGTCAATAATTAGAAGTGCTTTCTGAAAAAGCGTGTCTGCAAAAGTTGTCGAGTTATGGAAGTAGCCAATAATTAAAAACTagataaaagtatttttttttaaaaaaaataaatgaataaagaaaAGTGGAATGACTTGATTGCCCTTCCTTTCTTCCCTTGAGAATCACACTAGAACCAAATTTGGTAAAAAGAAACTTGGGGGGACCAGCTTGTGAATCAGGAAATGATTTCCTGAATCCGCAAGTATGTATGACGGATAAATAATGTTTCGTCTAGTATTCATCtgatttaaaagttatttttaaatttattttttttgttttatttttatgatgGTTTAaaaattcatcaattttttaaaattaaaaaagcaactttttaaattttgtttttgtttttgaggtTTGACTAATAATTCAATCTTGTATTTGAGTGACATACAAATCATTTTAAGAAATGAGGAGGAAATATACataatttttagaaacaaaaaaaaaatgattaccaaatagagcataagattttggtttattttctattctttttttaataatgctccatttttctttttgaatttttattaagttaaattacaaatttaatctttaaatttgaaaatttgcaCCCActgttttcttattttcaaaattataaatttaaatgtagttgattagacacaaaattgaatggATGGAGTTTCTTTAGACGTAatctttaaatttgtatttaaatagcttcattaattttttaagttttcaaaatattgagGGCTTGTTAGGTATAAAGTTTTAAAGCTTATAAATAGGCTTAGAGACTTCAAacaattttgaaagttcaaatatcaaatatgtaaattttaaaaactaaatttatattcTAACCAATTTTGTTAGAGTAattataatgagattaataattaaatgtgtaagaatatttttaaaaaaattataaatatagcaaaatatattAGTGatgtatcattgatagacttctactaGTAATGTAGTCTTATGACTGACAGACTCTAAAAACtagatctaaatttttttatatttataaattcattTATATTGTGTTATATTTGCTAAAAGTTTAGAtctaattattatatttgatccaaacaataacaataaatatttttttttttttaaaaaaatatccctTCCAAAAGTTACAATATTAGAATTATGTTTGTGGTGACCCAAAAGTCTCAATTCctgttcaaaattttcaaaattttaaaagaatccGGTATTGAAATTAGTTCAAAACTCTGAGAAATATTGGACTTTTAAACAATAGCAAAGTTAGGaaataatttttgtaatttagccGACTAATTTATAAGTTTCTTGGCTTATGTGAATATTCATTAATATCGACTGAGGGTGAAATGAGATATTTACTTGAagtataaaatttcaaattcgtTTGATAAGTCTTTCGTTCACCAGATTTGGCACccaatatcatatatttttagtagaagaagaaacatataatcaaataaatGAAGAGAGATGTAAATGAAAACAGGGGAAAAACAGGGGAGAGGTCAACAACAGAGAAATTTAGAACACCACGCAgcttaattaatataaatatgtccTCATTACAAAACCAAGCATTCTTCAACAAACACAAATCTCAGGACACAAAACAGCTTATTATTTAACAAAGCAACTACTTACTAGCCGATTAAAACACTCATaggtaatatatatattattatggATTCAAGAAGCAGAGTTTTCACTCAGCTTGATTACCCAGAAGAGCAAGGATGAAGTGCTTGTAGTCGCCAGAGGTCTCCTTCGATACAGCATCATCAAGGGTAACACTGTTTCTCTTGTGATAAGCCTCCTTTATCTGCCTCAAGTCTTTCTCCGCTCTCGTCACCACCACTCGAGTCAGTGCATCCTCGTCGCTCTTCCCAACCTTCTTGATTGCATTTCGCACCACCtgtaaccaattttttttttttttcaaaacaaatatCGATCTTCTCCGAACCGTTCTAATATTATTAAACTATTGATCTCAGCTTCTCTTAGAATATTAGACAAATAGAGTTCAGAGTAATCATGCAATATGGGAATGTTGAAATGATTTGCATAGCTTCACCATCAAGAGGTGGAAGGTTTTTTAAGCTCTTCAGTGAAGATTTCAATGCAAGCATTGGAATAGAGAAACACATTAAAACATGCACATGAATGAAGAACATAATCTGCTTTGATAAGAGTTTCATTCATCACCTTCTCATAGTATTTGACAGGGTCATTGATGCAACGAATCACAGTTTTAAGTGCTTCTGTGAACTCGTTGGCAGCACGGTCTTGGCCCAATTGCTGCAACAGGAAAAGGGGATACCAACTTAAACGTCAACACAGTCCAGCTTCAAAGATGTTTTGTTCTAAACTCTCAAGGTAAATTAATAAGCAATATCAAAATGTGGTGAACTATCTCTTAATGTCTCAAAAGCAATATGATTCAACATTAATATTAAGTGTAATCTAGTATCTTTACTCTCAGCTTTATACCTTAGAGATAGAAATACCATTAGCATCTTTGTAGTGATTGAAAGTTGCAATCAGCTGTGCCTTACTCCTTGTGGTTAGGATCCTTATAACATCTTCATGATTGAAGGTTTTGTCTTTAACTGCACGCTCAAGTATCTCAGCTTCTGTTTTGGCTAGTCTTGCATCTATCTCCTCACCATTGTAACGATATGCACTCACTAATCCCACCAACAGCTGCACCAATTAATCATAAatcatcatcaacaattcaCAAAATCTATTATCTTCATTCTTGAGTTAAATCTGTTCATATCATTCTATTCAACCTGATATTCCCTTAACTTATATCATTAACCATTTAAAGTCTTGTTGTTAGTAGAATCTCTGTAATCAAGTTCCATCATTTCATTTTAGCCTCTTCCAACTTCAAATTCCCCCAATACATCAGATCAGATctttaacttttgttttttttaaaaaaaaaaaattatattttcaataatgggGTTTGCCCCTGATTAGAATTTCTTCTCAATTCAGAACGTGGGACTGAATCTATATAATAATGGAAAGGAAGATCCTCTCTCTTGGAATACTGTTTCaggtaaaataaattaataagatGAGAAGTTCTTTGTTCTCGGAAATAACTATATAGCGATCTGAATCCCCAAGATTGAAAAGTTGATCTGTGACCTTAAGTTCAGCGATCCAAATACAGACGATCAACAAAGGAAATCATGATCAATGGATAATCGAGTTAATAAAATGGATAAGGGACAAGTTACGGACCTTGCGAAAATCATCGTGAGTGTTGGCGGCAACATCTTCCTCTAACGATCGCTTGTACCGGTGTTGATACGCCCTTCTGACCGCCAAGAACTCTTCAGGAGAGTAAATGCAAGAAAATTCAACCAGCACTGCAAAATCTTCAGTGGGCTTCCTTAGGGCTACGTGCGCCAACACAGCGTCTCTGTCCTCTGGATCTAGTATCCATCGGTATACAGCTCTCTGTTTCCACAACAAACAATCAAACTCTCATATTCCACAAAAATCTTATAAACAAGAAAATCGGTCGATCTTCTTTAAAAACAGGGAAGATAATCAATGGTTTCGATGATCGCGAACAAGAGAGACGTATTTGACACTGATGATAAAGACGACGATCGATGAAGATTAAAGAGcaatgaacaaaaatatgatGAAGACGAACCTCGAGGTGGCCAGAGAGCTCAGATTCAAAGCGCTTAACAAGATCCTCTTCGAAAAGCTGCTCATAAGCAATCCTGATTTGCCTCCTCTGACCTGCATTTCTGTAGCCCAGCACGGCAATGATGGCCTTCTCATCAGTCCCCCACcctagagagagagaaaaagagattcaGAATCATCAAAAGATTCGCAAAGCTAAACATGATCCGATCAGAACAAAACAAAACGCGGATGAGTATGAATGATGGATGGATGGAACGACCTCGGAAAGCGGCTTTAATGGCTTCTGCatcaacattagggggaggaacATCATGAGGAACAAGAAGGGTCGCCATAACTTCAAAGTTTGGAAGGATTTATGAGTTGGGATGTGCTGATTATGCTGCGGAATGCTCTCCCTCTGTCTCTACCCTCTCCTTTAAATACTGAAAATGCTAAACTTCTCTTTGAATTTTACCAGCTCTCGTCTTGAAATCGACGCCTCCACCGCAGATTGCTCGACGTGGCCTACAACGGTGGCTCCCCACTGATGTAGGATCAACcgtgtatttttattttttatttttaccttttttttattattagtattattagtattatttattttatttttttggtaaaTTGCAAACACCACTGATGTATAATGATAATTGGAAAATGGTAAAAAGTAACACTCACAATTTTTCATCTTTGAAAATTAGCATGCTTTTTTAAAAGTCGTTAAACTAGTTTTTATTAGTGGATCTCGGACGAGATCACACCGAGATTTAGTTTATCTTTACCTAATATTAtcgaattaaatggaattgaataattgaatgatttaaatattagggTTTCATGATTATGGAAttggtatttaattaatttaatatttgatattaaattaatataattaattaaatcgtttaattaattattaaagatttattttatttgaaattaattattcaagtaatttcgtataaaattaatgaaattttatataatattaattattgaattaatatatagaattataatttcatataaatttttgaaattttgatttcaaaattaaaaattgaagttttgatttcaaaatttaaaattaaaattttgaaatcaatttaaaattatgaaaattttactAAGAGGATTATTCCCACTTTGAACACCAAATATTCCATTTAACCTAATTGTTTGAGGTGTCATCATGTTATACAAGGATATTGCATGGGGGATTTGAACAAAACAACTCAAAATTGTTGAAGTTGAGGGCATGCAAATTTGGAAAAAAGAGATAAATAGTTTCTCTCTAGTTCTTGACTCAAGGAGTTGAAATTCTCCTAATTCCCTTGATAATTCCAACTCATTTTAGGTTCCACCACCaaatctaaggtcctagagaatagtaaggaagatcaaGTAGTAGTCTACATCTTGTTGAAGATGAGATTCAAGCtgaatttgaagattgaagagttcttcaaaggtatattttCACAACTCTATTTTAGTTATTGAACATGCTTGctttgtcacaccccctcccgagtTCACCTCTTAAACCCAAAAGGAGGCGTAAGGACAACAGATACCACCCTTGTGTGATATCTACTGCCCAACTCTTCTAGCTTGCTTAAAATAATAAACTCGCAGCGATATTTAAGAAAACAACTAAAAGCATAACTCATTTTGAAAATCAGTTTATACAAGTTCAACAAGTTTTTTCAACATTAGCCTCGCCCCAGCTACAACTATACTAATGACATTCTAGCTTGCGGCAAACCTCGACTTCTCACAACAACCTAGACTCTTTTGCTACctgcaaagaaaacataaaagaaaagcaTGAGCTGGAAAGCTCAGGGAGTGGCAACAACTTAAAGAGTCTCTTTCAACTCAAACAAATAAAAGCATATCATATTACAGGGTTAATACTCAAACCTCAACCCTCGAGCAAGTCTGTTTTCTATCCTACCTACACATATGGTAGATAGTTAAAGCTAGCACTTATCATATCCACTCTAtcttctatgtgcacatagtttCCCCtcttatgggctcagaagctaggccttTCGGCTCTCTGACCATCCCAACGAGGTTCCTTCCACAGGCTTAGGAACTAGGCTTTATGGCCTTCTGACCATCCTGCCACATATTCTCATTCTTGTTCTGAAGTATTCACAATATTAGTatataatctaaaaaatatgtttaagaCCTTAAAAGAATACCACTCACAGTTTATTTGTAGGAACCCTCATTTCCTCGCGAGTTTCCTGGTTCCTCCTACTTCGAACCCTaatttccagattcaatttCAAGCTTAgattaactttcttaccttaaaatttgagcttcaaATTCAACTCAAGAGCTTAAGATCTCAAGATTACTCCTGATTAACGTATGGACTATGCTTATTAACGCCCAGACAACACCTTGGATGCAAGGTTGTACCTTCTGGAACCTGGGTACACCTGATTAACGTATGGACTATGCTGATTAACGCATGCCCTCCTTGATCAATGCAACTTCCTTGTGGTTAACGCAAGGTCTTTCCCCAAAACCCTAAATGTCAGCACCATGCAATGTCCAGTACAAAGGTCCATGATGCCTCCTACTTGCATGAACTTAAGGTGTCTTCTCTATGCATTGTCCAACGCATAGACCTTTCTTGCATGCCCTAATATGCGTCCACCCCTGACATTCCCCTGCGATCTGGTTATGTCATCCTCTCTTGCCTTGAATGctttttagaagtgaaagttgtccccacaaaccaacatgGGTTCTttcacccaacataggattgctccaagctaagcacgcttaactttggagttcttatgattgagccaccgaaaaggaaggtgcacttTGTTGagataggtagtaactttcaattcttttaagtatttcataaccatactttcatgtcctcaggatccctctcattaagaagtgatatcggttcattcatgtacccctcctgaactcgggtcgttacacctCTTGCCCTATTTTCCTTCATGATATGTGCCTATCTATGCACCCATGAAGTCCAAGATGCTCCAATTGACTCTCCATGCGTCCAACCCACCCTTTTTAGGGTTTCTTCACTTGTGGTGTTTCAAGACCttcaacacttagtcaattatTCCTTTTCAAGAGTCCTCATGCATTAATCAACTTCTCTTATACGTTCATGAGGTACCTATGTGTTCATGTGGATACCCATGCACCCATCACAACATAGTTCACTCATCTCCCCTTATAGCATGGCTTACTTTTTGCCTTAGCCATCCGAGTTTGTCCAAAACTCCCTTAAAGATTCTTTTATGTGTCAAAGtccctttttttctcttatgCTATGGACTCAACTTCTCACCCTTATAGCATAGCTTGGACAATTAGCCTAATTTTGAGCTCTTATCTTACTATGCTTCCAacacttaaatttttttattcttctaaAGCATAGTTTAGAGACTTAGCAAAACTTTTCCTCTCAAAGCTTGTACTTCAAGCTACTCTCTACCTCTTAAGGAATCGTGTAAGGGTGAGGGTATCACATGCTtagatgctaaaattgattgaattagagtgcttaatgattatgATATCTTCCGCTAATTGCATGTTAACTCCATCAACAACTCCATGTTCGTCAAATTTATTCTTGAACACCCACTTTGGGCCAATCACATTAATATTCTTAGGACGAGGGTCAAGAGTCCATACTTGATTTTTGGCAAAATGTTTGAGTTCTTTTTGCATGGCATTGATCCAGAACTCATCCTTTAGGGCTTAATTCCCATTTTTAGGTTCCATTGGACATGTAGAGCATACGTTACTAATCATCTTCAAGTAGTTAATTCTGTCTTTCTTGCAAGTAGT
Proteins encoded in this region:
- the LOC120081525 gene encoding annexin-like protein RJ4 — encoded protein: MATLLVPHDVPPPNVDAEAIKAAFRGWGTDEKAIIAVLGYRNAGQRRQIRIAYEQLFEEDLVKRFESELSGHLERAVYRWILDPEDRDAVLAHVALRKPTEDFAVLVEFSCIYSPEEFLAVRRAYQHRYKRSLEEDVAANTHDDFRKLLVGLVSAYRYNGEEIDARLAKTEAEILERAVKDKTFNHEDVIRILTTRSKAQLIATFNHYKDANGISISKQLGQDRAANEFTEALKTVIRCINDPVKYYEKVVRNAIKKVGKSDEDALTRVVVTRAEKDLRQIKEAYHKRNSVTLDDAVSKETSGDYKHFILALLGNQAE